accctatacatgtatactggtacAGTGGTAATTGTACACAGTTTAACACAGGATGTACCAGAAGATATTGTATGGATTCTTAAAACATGGCCTTTAATGACCTTTTTTAACTTCACAGGAAAACCAATATTGATGCCTGCAAGCATGGATCTTGTGCAAACAGATGACAGCAGTGCGTTGCCTTGCATGTCAGCATTTGACCCGAGACATACATCAACCCGTGGCAATGATGATGAAAGAACACTAAAGCACTTGACAGATTTAAAAGCTGTATTTCCAAATACTGGTATATGTCAACAAAACAACAGTAACAATAACAGTAACTTATGATAATAAATAGTATGCATTGAAATAGCTTATtgtattaacatcaataaaGGCCAATTAAAACTAATAATTGCACTTCTTCATTTCTCGAGATGTCAAAATCTGATAATTCAGTGTTAATATTGTTAGTTTCTAGATAAGTAAGAAAGTACTGATTAAGaatcttaatttgtatttttgtgcTGACAATACACACTGGgaaaatatgtttttgcatGGAAAGCGAAAGATTAATCTTAAATGGCCTCAATATTTTACAATTGCATGACtagacaaaatcaaaataaaaaaaaataatacaggTAGAAAAccttaatttataaaataaattagcAATATTTTGGGTAATATCTTATGTGCATATTGCCAAGAAATATCTATACACAAAATTACTACTCTTGAAAGTTATATCATaactacggtggctgggagcggacatgaaataaataaaattattgcgtgggaacgaaatattattgcgtgggaacgaaatactattgcgttcgaacgaaatattattgcgtgggaacgaaatattatttcgttcgaacgaaatattattgcgtgggtacgaaaatattattgcgtgggaacgaaatactattgcgttcgaacgaaatattattgcgttcgaacgaaatactattgcgtgcgaacgaaatattattgcgtgggaacgaaatattattgcgttcgaacgaaatattattgcgtgcgaacgaaatattattacgttcgaacgaaatattattgcgtgcgaacgaaatattattgcgtgcgaacgaaataattatttcgtgggaacgaaataattatttcgtgggaacgaaataattattgcgtgggaacgaaatatcaGCGGTTTACCTTTGGCTATTTCAAATGTGGCAGTctgcaatttcatatcaatattctttgtaaTTGGTCATTTAAAGTGGTTTTGTGTAAACCTTCTTAATAaggtatattttataaagtatattttgcttcgaaaccattaatttaaagtttattgcatgtattatttggatttgtattctatttcagtatttgccttcaatgatttgcattaaaattgtaGAGAAAGTCAtgtaaattcattgttttactttttaaaatagttgACTAAGTATTGATACAAAACAACTTTCGTTGTAACACAATTGCACACAttcaaatggaaatattgaAGCATAATGTATTAAAGTCATATACACAGTAATATAAAAGCACATATACTGCTTTTATTTACGGCAGCGTGTTAGGaccaatatatagttttatttatcatgtccatacagattattatcttgtacgtttaACTTAGTATCTTTTTAGTATCTTTTGTTACAGTATCGTGTACATTTGTACGTACGTATGCACAAACACTTATCTTGTACGTCTGTACGTACATCGTTGTATCATGTACGTACAGCCTAGTATCTTGTACCTGCAAATTAtcatcttgtacgtacaacttcatatcttacaaattataacaatatcttgtacgtacaagtttataTACTAAGTTGTTCatatgtacaagatactatatatatatatatatgctgtacgtacaagatagatacaattatagacatgtatagtgTCCCCTGTACGCCATCATAGGTACGTGTATTTCATtagatatataaagtataatacaataaacaagactttaaatagttaaaaataaggaaaacatcTTTTTAGATAAGGTGCCGTTTCATAAGTTGTAGGCCATATCTTAATCATATTACTACGGTAGCATGATTACTGTCATATCATCCATGTATGATAATGAGTTCAATagttatttcgttcgcacgcaataattatttcgttcgcacgcaataattatttcgttcgcacgcaataattatttcgttcgaacgcaataatatttcgttcgaacgcaataatatttcgttcgaacgcaataatatttcgttcgcacgcaatagtatttcgttcccacgcaataatatttcgttcccacgcaatagtatttcgttcgaacgcaataatatttcgttcgaacgcaatagtatttcgttcccacgcaataatatttcgtacgaacgcaatagtatttcgttcccacgcaatagtatttcgttcgaacgcaataatatttcgttcgaacgcaatagtatttcgttcccacgcaataatatttcgttcgaacgcaataattttatttacttcatgtccgctcccagccaccgtacatAACCTTTAAAATGAATGGCTTAGCATTCCTATATTTCATCTGTGAAACAGCCAGGGAATTTTGTTTACCAAGGCTAACAACAAGAGTGactcaaataaaaataaaaaatttgttttaggGTTAGCACATTTGTGGAATATACCAGACACTGCCCCAGATGCTTCTATTGAAATGGAGGTCAGTTCCACAATAGACCCAATGTTTCTGGAGATGGAAAAAAATGCTGTTTACAAATGCCTGTAAAGAAAATTGTAAGTCAAAAATTGTACATCACAAAACCTTATCAGAATCActcaattaaataaataacaacttgaagctcataatattttgatttacaaatataactttACTAAATACACCAATTCATATCAATTAGTGCACTTATCAAGTAACAATACTGTAATAACAGTTTGTTGTTGACAggtatatgtactgtacatgtacaattgacATAATTGACATGAAATTTTTACTGAATTACAGTACCCTCGTTGAGCATAAGTGCAGAACTGGTCAGTTTCATAGAGCATCACACAAGAGACCAGAGGGTATCACAGATGTGGAAAGACCTGCATATTGGCCGCCTGACCAGTTCCATATTTAGAGATGTCTTGAGTGCAGGTGACAACCCAAAGTCTTTAGTAAAAAGGATCTTAAATGGATCAAATCTTGACAGGTAGATATTATCACAAGGGATTATGTATTATGCATGCAAGTTTACGATAAGAATTACCTTCATTCCTTAAATTTTGGTAAATTTATAGATCATTCATTTTCAAGTGTTTGTGTACTAAAATCTATGATTAATGCACAGGAGCCTCAGTAGCCATTAGTATGGTCTGACTTCAACAAACAAGTAGCACTGATTTATCTCCTCCCTCACTTTGCATTGCTCAGTGTTATTATTCTCTTGAAACACTGGTCTCCCACCACATCAAAaactggcatgtccttaaatgaaactgagtattaatatttaatagGGCATGAAacaaaaaactaataaaataactaaatgggggcaaagggagataatttaacTTCATGAAATTGGATAGGTGTATAAACCTGAATCAATTACACTTTATTCTTCAGCTATGATGCACTACCAACTGCTGTACAGTGGGGCATTGACTGCGAAAGTAAAGCTAGAGAGCAGTACACACACCTGCAGATAATGGTCAACCCCAACATCACTTTCGAGGTGGAAAATACTGGCTTGACATTGTGTGAAACTCATTCATTTCTGGGTGCATCCAGTGATGGCAGAGTAATTGAAGGTGACAGAAGTGGGGTGTTGGAAGTGAAATGTCCATACTCGGTCAAGGGGATTAAGGTTAACCAAATGGAGGTACAGGATATTGTTGCCTTGAACAGTAATGACTTCTGCCTTGAGTGTGTAGAGGAAAAGGTACAGTTAAGGCGAAAACACAAGTATTATTCCCAGGTACAGGGGGAAATGGCAATCATGTCTTTGCCATTTTGTGACTTTGTTGTGTGGACAGGTGCACAAAAGAACAACATCTTTGTTGAaagaattaattttgatattgattatGTCAATGCAATGATGCCCAAACTTGTGGAATTTTATAATTAGCATATTTCCCCAGTATTTTACcagtaattattttgttaatattcagAAAGCAATGTGTTCAATCCTAAGTAGagaataattataataaagatGGCTATTGATGACATATTTTTTATGGCATTCAAAATGTTGCCTGAGTGAAGGCACTCCTTCCTAGTGAGAAAGTGGTCCTAATGTTTTTCACACAAGGAAGAATGagctttttttataaaaatttagAACTAATTCTTATTTACAAAAGTTGTCACTGTTTCCTTAATACATGGTATATTTCAACCTTCTTTTGTACCACCGGTGAGAGGAGCTTTAACTTTTCTCAAATGATACTACAATGATCCTTAATATAGAATATTGTAAGGTTTTGAGTTGATccaagattaaaaaaaatcattttgatctTCACCagtttcatttttacaattcAAGTTAGGAAGAACACTTCAGACGGTAGTGGAATTCTCATAACATTAATTAACAGCTGCATAGAAATGATTATTCCTAACTGTAATTTGATCAGAaagtacatacatatgtacacatatataattGACGCTTTCAAATTAAAGTAATTGaatatcaaatttttaaaaacttaaTAAACCTGTCTTTAATTGTATTCAATAGTtacaatatgtttgttttgtattccCTTTTTCTTAAAAGTGaactattacatgtatgtatgaagtCAAACAGGGATTTAATTTATGTAAAGGGACAATAAATGAGCTCAATATTTTCTGTAATctgtattgaaaatgaaatcttttttgaatgaaaaagaaatgaatattacagaaataaataagttttaaaGTTTGTACTTTTTCTCATTATGTCCATTGTTTGTATGACCATTTTCTAAAACTCTTGGGTCATAGTATCAACtacagtggttaaggtgtaaGTGCCTTTATCTTGATTTTGTAACCCATGTGGACCAGTTGGAAAGTGCTGACAGTTAGTTTTAAATGACCAATAAtataaattgaatataaaacaatagttACATATACAAAACCAAAAGTATTCTTTAACCTGTTTACAAAACTTGAAAAGTCTGTATCAATGTAGCAGTAACAGGGATCACCACAGGTGAAAATTTTATGATGGATGAAACTGTGTAATGATTATTTTCACTAAAAGAATTTATACACAAGCTTTTTGCAAAAAGTTATTTAAAATTACACAATTAATGatatttaagtatttttcttttgcaACAAAACTACTTAAAAAAGGTTCATTTATTTCTTGTATCAGAGTTATTAGGACAAAAAACCCAACAATTGCTAATTATGATTGGTCCAGCAAAGCTTTACCATAAGTGATCACATTGAAGTCATGATTGGCATAAAATGGCAAGTCCCTAGTCATTAAACAATTATCAAGACAACAGGCATGACGATACTGTACTTAATTTTCTAAAGGGACGTCAAAATTTGTCAACCAACAGATGACTTTAAAAATGTGTGTTGATAATGGTTGCAAAGTAAGTGGCATGACTCCATCAAGAATATGGAAATTTTTTACTCTCCCAATGCTCCTTTCAACATGAATCCTCAATGATGCTATTTCTTGTGTCTCAAAAACTTCATCTGTGGAGAACTGTCCACTAGCACCTTTAAAAGGCGGTATATTCaatttacatttctttttttctaataCATCTCTTATTGTAAACCCTTTGTCTGCCATGATGCTGTCATTTTCATTAAGTAAATCAATTAATCCTGATTCAATAGTTAATTGACGATCAGATGTTTTTCCTGGCCAACCATcagaaacaaatgaaataataccAGATGGTGTAATACCTACTAAAAATTTGATAGTGGTATGATGCTTGTAATTGGAAAATGTCATACTTTGATTAAGAAGACTTGATGAACGCTGTATAAAAATTTCAGTACAATCGATTATTACTCGGACAGAGGGATATTTCAATCTAAAAGAAGTTGGCATAATCCTATCAATGATATCTCGTGAAGGAAAAGGATTCAAAAAATCTAGTTCTTTCCGCAGAAAGACAATCCAAGTAGAAAAGTACTTTGAAAAAGTTCCTTCTGATATGAGAAATCTATCTGACAAATCAGCAACTAAAAGACCTAACCGCAACCTCATCAGTACAGCAAACAGTTGGTCTACAAGCTCCAAGGATCCAGTAGATGGTCTTTGTCGGTCTGTTAAACTTGAGGTCTTCTGCCCTACCCAGTACCTCATCTTCTCTGCCTTTGGTTTAAGGAAACTACAAGAGAATCATTATTAATGTTATTCAAATAACCATGCTGACCAAGTTCACTGAATCAAAGATAACATGTGGAACATAATAGTACACAAGAATGAACCTTGgttatttttcataataattttacTGAAACTACAAATGCATTGATAGATACTGACCTAAGAAATGTACATCTCAAAAGTAAGGTTCAGTATTAGTTCATAATATATCCACCCTAGCATTCTTGGATGTAGTTTATATGCACATACAGTATAACACAAttatggtaataatatatattacatataaagaCAACATACTTGAACAGCCACAAGAAGACAGTAAATGTAGGTAGCCCAGTATAAAAACGTGTCTTCTCATCATTATCTTGGATCTTGTGAACCCCCCATTTGGACTCCTGGACTTGTTCTTTGGTCTTTTTCAGCTCTTTCTTCAGTTTCCTGTTTTCCTCAAACAGTGGATCAGGATCACACTGAACTCCTAAAAATGAAGGAATAAAGATTGCAATAGCGTTCACTTAAAAATAGACAATTGAACTTTTATTGATATAGTGCTAAAATCAGAGTTCATACATTTCTTGTTTACAATCGAGACACTACAATGTTTGTCTGCATTTTTAAACACAATAAATGTATAGCTATGTTTAATATATGCCTAGTGGGTTAGATTATAAGttaacaaacaaatttaaaagtGAGATAAGTACAAACCTTTATCAACAAAAGTCTTTGGTTCAGTTGGCTGTACCGTCTGATGTGTCTTACAGTAGTGGTGGGAAAACATGCTGAAGTTATAATTGCTTTCCTCCTCACGTCTTTTCTTAAACTCTGTCTCATTAATTTCCTACAATGAAAATACTTTCTTTTTCAATAGAACAAATTGCTcataaaaacatacaaattaatcCCAGCTTTCATgttcagatttttttaaaaacataattcaGATATGTAGAACAGGAAAAAATACACACGATTCCAGCTGTTGAATGCTCCGACCatgaatcgaacccgggtctttGGTGTGAAGAACCAAGgatctaccgactgagccaatgAAGCATGTTACCAGCTGAGAAACCATATTAAAACTGTAtaaaccacaccgacccgctccttttacagaTAAGATATTTTCACATAACAGATGTACATATCATGTACataatttgaatatgatatgTTAACATAATATACAGTACTGTAGCCTATGGAACTTCAGAAATTCTTAATAAAGCATTTAACACACTTTGACTCCTTCAGTTTAgtcacaggagcttgacgttttGTGAATAATatatggtatacatatataaaaaatacccctatatactagatatagggatattttttttttatatatttataccatataTTATTCACAGAACTTCAAGCTCCTGCGGTTCAGTTGACCATGCATACACATACGTGCACAATTTGTTAAATCTGTTTTATGTTAAACAGAACTCATGtctaaataacaaatattaccTGCAGCAGGCTTCTCTTTGCCTGTCTATCTGTTCTCGTCTGATCTGCCACGGACGGCGTCTTTTCTTTATACGAGAATAACGTCGGCCGGTAGTTTTCGTCTGCTGGCTCGTCACTGTGCCACCCGCAGTGAAAATGTTCAGAACATATCCGACTTTCCTCATTTGGCAACCAATTTGCTCTATTTACTGCAGTTACCCATGCCTTTCTTTTCCTCGAGTCCTTCGGAAAACGGAAAAAACTGACACCTTTTTCTTTGGCCTCCTGGTTTTGGCGATTTGAACATCGGTATACAACACAGTGATTCACCATCTTTTTGTAACTAATGTAAACAACATTGGAATGCCTTCCGGAAGCGTTTGTGCGCAGGCGCGAAAAGCAGGACCGCGGTTAATGTGAAAAGGTCTATTGTTTACATAGAAATAACATAGCGAATGCGGAAGTATCTACGAAGAAAGTACCAGAATTACAGCTGTTTCTTAAGATTAGAGGTATAACTACAACCAATTTGAAGAAAACCCATTTGATAGATCTGTGCCAAGCTGTTGAAGCTATAAACTTGCCCATAGACCCTGATTGTGTGACATATAACGGCGACAAATTGTGTACATCTGCAACGTACGGGATACCAGATCCATTTGTTTTAGACAATTATACATCGGATTTATCCAATATTCCAAACATCAGCTTATATGACGTGTTCAACTTTCTTATAAATAAGACATCAACATATGGTAAACGTAAACTGAAGGCATACAAGTCGTGTGACgagtatatactgtattttgATGGCCATGTTCAAGACCTGCAGTTCAGCGAAGTCCGACCTTCCAGCGATATTTGCGCATTTAGGGCTACAGTCAAGCCGACTCAGAAGGACGTGACTTATTTGTCCAAGTCAGCATACGACGTGTGAATTGTTTGTGGGAAGGATATTGGTGACATCAAGATGGCTTACTGTACTTGCATAGGAGGGTAagaaattttataatgtatatttttgtaatatatgaaaTGTAAATCAACAAGTATCCCTGAATTTGAAATGTGTGGATTCATTGTGACAATGCAGTTAATATTTGGAGGTTTACTATATTCTTAACttatattatatcatactgACAATTCCTTAGCATAAAGCTATTTCAGTTCCCTAAATAGGCATTGGAAGACCATTTGTTGTCAATTTTGTGTGCTTGTACCAGCAGTGTACAAacaatacaatgaaataattttcttcTGATAACAGAGCTGATGGTGCATGCAGACATATTGGGGCTACACTATATTAAATTGAGGCATTTGAAGTAAAGTCGGTAACAGATGGTGACAACATTTGGGTGAAACGTCCACGACAACATGACTGTCCAGTTCCAATAAAGCAACTGAAGGTTATGAAAGCAAGGTACATTGATCATCGCTTGATAAGTATCACAAGTTAACTGAATGTGCAATAATAATTTTACAAGTTttatgtatagtggaactcggttaatacgaactcgaagggaccgagatacaacttcgagttatccgagtgttcaaattaaacaaattctCAATTAAGTCTAAAGACAATCTCTATACATGGTTTTAGATCTacttgcaaaattataacaataaaaccgaaATTATGTACTACATTTGTTGATGtatgtaaattgtttttttttttttttttgggaggGGGGgacaaaagtctataaaatttgTTCTGTAAGCTAATgatagtacagtataacttacaaaaggaaatacaataaatgtaaatttaaagaGCTTTTATAGCTTAATTGTTTATCAGGTGATTTATAACTTGttccatttttatatattaccaTTATTCACTTAGTACCAAAAGTTTTTAAGCCATTCAGAGTAATTTAGTTTAGTTGATAAAGATAATCTAATATTTAATAGACTCACTTGATAATACCATATTTTATTGACAGGTATACTAGTACAGCCGATGACTATCAGCAGTCCAGTGCTCAACACTTTGACCCTCGTTGTTTGGACCATAGACAGAGTTACACAGAGACAGAAATCAGTGACATAGCTCAAAGCCTTAGAGAggtacaaaataaaataaaatacttataTTAAGACTGTATAATTTTTGTATAATCTTTACGTGTCATCTGTCCATGATTTAATTGTTCTATCTTTACTAATACATTTCATTCTAAGTTTAACATAAGTTTATGATATTCTAGTTAGTCTAGTATTATAGAGGATTATAATCCTAAGGTAATGTAGCTTCTGATCTGCAAGTAAATTAGATTCATAATAAACTACTGAGTGAGAAAACGGCTACAGTTTGTCCAGGcaatatttcatatgtaatttGTTAGATATGAATATGCAGTAAATGCAATCAAAATGTCTACTGTGATATTGTGGTTTAATCAATTTACCGATACCAATGTAGTCTTATTTTTATAGATACCTATATctagtttattttcattttcagattTCCCCAGACATGCAGGTTTTGGAACTTCTAGATGTCAATACACCTAACACTGATGTTCATATGGAGGAACAATGCCACGAATGTCCATCTTTGTTTGTATCAGATATACTAAGGAATGTCAATACCGAGGAGGAGTTTGTGGAACTGCTCTCATTAACTGAGGAAAACATATCTCATGTTGAAACATGCAC
The Argopecten irradians isolate NY chromosome 9, Ai_NY, whole genome shotgun sequence DNA segment above includes these coding regions:
- the LOC138332193 gene encoding uncharacterized protein, with product MVNHCVVYRCSNRQNQEAKEKGVSFFRFPKDSRKRKAWVTAVNRANWLPNEESRICSEHFHCGWHSDEPADENYRPTLFSYKEKTPSVADQTRTDRQAKRSLLQEINETEFKKRREEESNYNFSMFSHHYCKTHQTVQPTEPKTFVDKGVQCDPDPLFEENRKLKKELKKTKEQVQESKWGVHKIQDNDEKTRFYTGLPTFTVFLWLFNFLKPKAEKMRYWVGQKTSSLTDRQRPSTGSLELVDQLFAVLMRLRLGLLVADLSDRFLISEGTFSKYFSTWIVFLRKELDFLNPFPSRDIIDRIMPTSFRLKYPSVRVIIDCTEIFIQRSSSLLNQSMTFSNYKHHTTIKFLVGITPSGIISFVSDGWPGKTSDRQLTIESGLIDLLNENDSIMADKGFTIRDVLEKKKCKLNIPPFKGASGQFSTDEVFETQEIASLRIHVERSIGRVKNFHILDGVMPLTLQPLSTHIFKVICWLTNFDVPLEN